In a single window of the Syngnathus typhle isolate RoL2023-S1 ecotype Sweden linkage group LG19, RoL_Styp_1.0, whole genome shotgun sequence genome:
- the sh3kbp1 gene encoding SH3 domain-containing kinase-binding protein 1 isoform X4 yields the protein MVEAVAEFDYEAQRDDELSLSVGDVIVNIRRDDGGWWEGELGGRRGLFPDNFVREIKKEGKRDGGQVKPDLPNGRASPMSEPGARPAKKAEQIRKRRCKAAFSYVPQHEDELELKIGDIIDIVAEVEEGWWEGILNGKSGMFPSNFTKEILLEADGPTADTPASQEETRSGRSSKTSPGSESDGGDSRSETGFEEIQPKKVRGFGFGDIFKDQPIKLRPRSMDLDADGDKVAEWKTASAAAPDNMKGDPDSRGKGRELCKVLFPYEAQNEDELTIKEGEIVAIITKECADTGWWMGEVGGRQGVFPDNFVKLLEADKERPKKPPPPGAPSSKHSAAGDEVVKPSLPTVLPKKLFPPKTSTCQQPPRRPERPPALACESPKSEGGAWTPESVADGSQNADLDLDAVVPAAEKLSHPTASRPRVTDRRPRSQIITSSSLTGSDADHPAPPPAKEDPEPVQSRPAEIFARKGAPIISALESKPQPAAKSSSSLSPAAGNGRHPASPSSPSGGASPSPELRLEELRKQLRELRSSVELLKSQHRQEMKQLAGTLDEEKKIRLGLQMEVEHIKKILSK from the exons ATGG TGGAGGCCGTGGCGGAGTTTGATTACGAGGCCCAGCGGGACGACGAGTTGAGCCTGAGCGTGGGCGACGTCATCGTGAACATACGGCGAGACGACGGAGGATGGTGGGAGGGCGAGCTGGGGGGCCGGCGGGGCTTGTTCCCGGACAATTTTGTGCGG GAGATCAAGAAAGAGGGCAAGCGAGATGGCGGTCAGGTCAAACCGGACCTGCCCAATGGCCGAGCCAGCCCCATGTCCGAGCCCGGCGCCAGACCAGCCAAGAAAG CCGAGCAGATCCGCAAGCGGCGCTGCAAAGCGGCCTTCAGCTACGTGCCTCAGCACGAAGACGAGCTTGAGCTGAAAATAGGCGACATCATCGATATCGTAGCCGAG GTGGAGGAGGGCTGGTGGGAGGGCATCCTGAATGGCAAAAGTGGCATGTTCCCTTCCAATTTCACCAAAGAGATTCTGCTGGAGGCCGACGGACCCACCGCCGACACGCCCGCCTCGCAGGAGGAGACCCGCAGCGGCCGCAGCA GTAAGACCAGTCCGGGAAGCGAGAGCGATGGAGGGGACAGTCGATCTGAAACAGGCTTTGAGGAAATCCAGCCCAAAAAG GTGAGAGGCTTCGGCTTCGGAGACATCTTCAAAGACCAGCCCATCAAGCTCCGCCCTCGCTCCATGGACCTGGACGCTGATGGCGACAAG GTTGCTGAGTGGAAGACGGCGAGCGCAGCAGCCCCCGACAACATGAAGGGTGACCCCGACAGCAGAGGAAAAG GTCGAGAGCTGTGTAAAGTCCTCTTTCCTTACGAAGCGCAGAACGAAGATGAGCTGACCATCAAAGAGGGCGAGATCGTTGCTATCATCACCAAG GAGTGCGCCGACACGGGCTGGTGGATGGGCGAGGTGGGCGGCAGACAGGGGGTCTTTCCGGACAACTTTGTCAAGCTGCTGGAAGCCGACAAAGAG AGACCAAAGAAGCCGCCACCTCCCGGCGCACCGTCGTCCAAACACTCGGCGGCAG gcgaCGAGGTTGTCAAGCCCTCCCTCCCGACTGTCCTCCCCAAGAAACTTTTTCCTCCAAAGACGTCCACTTGCCAACAACCCCCGAGACGCCCCGAGAGACCTCCTGCTCTGGC GTGTGAAAGTCCCAAGTCTGAGGGTGGGGCCTGGACACCTGAATCGGTCGCTGATGGGTCCCAGAACGCCG ACCTGGACTTGGATGCAGTGGTCCCAGCAGCGGAGAAGCTCAGTCACCCGACGGCGTCGCGGCCAAGAGTCACGGACCGCCGGCCTCGCTCGCAGATTATCACATCG TCCTCGCTGACCGGGAGCGACGCAGACCACCCGGCACCACCACCAGCCAAGGAAGACCCAGAACCGGTCCAGTCCAGACCTGCGGAAATTTTTGCGAGGAAGGGAGCTCCCATCATTTCG GCGCTCGAGAGTAAACCTCAGCCGGCCGCCAAATCGTCCTCGTCTCTGAGCCCAGCCGCCGGCAACGGCCGTCATCCAGCCTCGCCGTCGTCCCCTTCCGGCGGTGCCAGCCCCTCTCccgagctgcggctggaggagCTGAGGAAGCAGCTGCGAGAGTTGCGCAGCTCCGTGGAGCTGCTCAAGAGTCAGCACAGGCAGGAGATGAAGCAGCTGGCCGGCACGCTGGACGAGGAGAAGAAGATTCGTCTCGGTTTACAG ATGGAAGTGGAGCACATAAAGAAGATCCTGTCCAAATGA
- the sh3kbp1 gene encoding SH3 domain-containing kinase-binding protein 1 isoform X2 — protein MVEAVAEFDYEAQRDDELSLSVGDVIVNIRRDDGGWWEGELGGRRGLFPDNFVREIKKEGKRDGGQVKPDLPNGRASPMSEPGARPAKKAEQIRKRRCKAAFSYVPQHEDELELKIGDIIDIVAEVEEGWWEGILNGKSGMFPSNFTKEILLEADGPTADTPASQEETRSGRSSKTSPGSESDGGDSRSETGFEEIQPKKVRGFGFGDIFKDQPIKLRPRSMDLDADGDKVAEWKTASAAAPDNMKGDPDSRGKGRELCKVLFPYEAQNEDELTIKEGEIVAIITKECADTGWWMGEVGGRQGVFPDNFVKLLEADKERPKKPPPPGAPSSKHSAAGDEVVKPSLPTVLPKKLFPPKTSTCQQPPRRPERPPALASVRAPTTSCMPPTPLIPSHPNLGAVCAVGVLRCESPKSEGGAWTPESVADGSQNADLDLDAVVPAAEKLSHPTASRPRVTDRRPRSQIITSSSLTGSDADHPAPPPAKEDPEPVQSRPAEIFARKGAPIISALESKPQPAAKSSSSLSPAAGNGRHPASPSSPSGGASPSPELRLEELRKQLRELRSSVELLKSQHRQEMKQLAGTLDEEKKIRLGLQMEVEHIKKILSK, from the exons ATGG TGGAGGCCGTGGCGGAGTTTGATTACGAGGCCCAGCGGGACGACGAGTTGAGCCTGAGCGTGGGCGACGTCATCGTGAACATACGGCGAGACGACGGAGGATGGTGGGAGGGCGAGCTGGGGGGCCGGCGGGGCTTGTTCCCGGACAATTTTGTGCGG GAGATCAAGAAAGAGGGCAAGCGAGATGGCGGTCAGGTCAAACCGGACCTGCCCAATGGCCGAGCCAGCCCCATGTCCGAGCCCGGCGCCAGACCAGCCAAGAAAG CCGAGCAGATCCGCAAGCGGCGCTGCAAAGCGGCCTTCAGCTACGTGCCTCAGCACGAAGACGAGCTTGAGCTGAAAATAGGCGACATCATCGATATCGTAGCCGAG GTGGAGGAGGGCTGGTGGGAGGGCATCCTGAATGGCAAAAGTGGCATGTTCCCTTCCAATTTCACCAAAGAGATTCTGCTGGAGGCCGACGGACCCACCGCCGACACGCCCGCCTCGCAGGAGGAGACCCGCAGCGGCCGCAGCA GTAAGACCAGTCCGGGAAGCGAGAGCGATGGAGGGGACAGTCGATCTGAAACAGGCTTTGAGGAAATCCAGCCCAAAAAG GTGAGAGGCTTCGGCTTCGGAGACATCTTCAAAGACCAGCCCATCAAGCTCCGCCCTCGCTCCATGGACCTGGACGCTGATGGCGACAAG GTTGCTGAGTGGAAGACGGCGAGCGCAGCAGCCCCCGACAACATGAAGGGTGACCCCGACAGCAGAGGAAAAG GTCGAGAGCTGTGTAAAGTCCTCTTTCCTTACGAAGCGCAGAACGAAGATGAGCTGACCATCAAAGAGGGCGAGATCGTTGCTATCATCACCAAG GAGTGCGCCGACACGGGCTGGTGGATGGGCGAGGTGGGCGGCAGACAGGGGGTCTTTCCGGACAACTTTGTCAAGCTGCTGGAAGCCGACAAAGAG AGACCAAAGAAGCCGCCACCTCCCGGCGCACCGTCGTCCAAACACTCGGCGGCAG gcgaCGAGGTTGTCAAGCCCTCCCTCCCGACTGTCCTCCCCAAGAAACTTTTTCCTCCAAAGACGTCCACTTGCCAACAACCCCCGAGACGCCCCGAGAGACCTCCTGCTCTGGCGTCAGTACGCGCTCCCACAACATCCTGCATGCCCCCCACCCCTCTCATCCCGTCCCACCCTAACCTTGGTGCCGTCTGCGCGGTCGGGGTGCTCAGGTGTGAAAGTCCCAAGTCTGAGGGTGGGGCCTGGACACCTGAATCGGTCGCTGATGGGTCCCAGAACGCCG ACCTGGACTTGGATGCAGTGGTCCCAGCAGCGGAGAAGCTCAGTCACCCGACGGCGTCGCGGCCAAGAGTCACGGACCGCCGGCCTCGCTCGCAGATTATCACATCG TCCTCGCTGACCGGGAGCGACGCAGACCACCCGGCACCACCACCAGCCAAGGAAGACCCAGAACCGGTCCAGTCCAGACCTGCGGAAATTTTTGCGAGGAAGGGAGCTCCCATCATTTCG GCGCTCGAGAGTAAACCTCAGCCGGCCGCCAAATCGTCCTCGTCTCTGAGCCCAGCCGCCGGCAACGGCCGTCATCCAGCCTCGCCGTCGTCCCCTTCCGGCGGTGCCAGCCCCTCTCccgagctgcggctggaggagCTGAGGAAGCAGCTGCGAGAGTTGCGCAGCTCCGTGGAGCTGCTCAAGAGTCAGCACAGGCAGGAGATGAAGCAGCTGGCCGGCACGCTGGACGAGGAGAAGAAGATTCGTCTCGGTTTACAG ATGGAAGTGGAGCACATAAAGAAGATCCTGTCCAAATGA
- the sh3kbp1 gene encoding SH3 domain-containing kinase-binding protein 1 isoform X3 — translation MVEAVAEFDYEAQRDDELSLSVGDVIVNIRRDDGGWWEGELGGRRGLFPDNFVREIKKEGKRDGGQVKPDLPNGRASPMSEPGARPAKKAEQIRKRRCKAAFSYVPQHEDELELKIGDIIDIVAEVEEGWWEGILNGKSGMFPSNFTKEILLEADGPTADTPASQEETRSGRSSKTSPGSESDGGDSRSETGFEEIQPKKVRGFGFGDIFKDQPIKLRPRSMDLDADGDKVAEWKTASAAAPDNMKGDPDSRGKGRELCKVLFPYEAQNEDELTIKEGEIVAIITKECADTGWWMGEVGGRQGVFPDNFVKLLEADKERPKKPPPPGAPSSKHSAAEKKSDGKKVPPERPEHLPHRDQDRGDEVVKPSLPTVLPKKLFPPKTSTCQQPPRRPERPPALACESPKSEGGAWTPESVADGSQNADLDLDAVVPAAEKLSHPTASRPRVTDRRPRSQIITSSSLTGSDADHPAPPPAKEDPEPVQSRPAEIFARKGAPIISALESKPQPAAKSSSSLSPAAGNGRHPASPSSPSGGASPSPELRLEELRKQLRELRSSVELLKSQHRQEMKQLAGTLDEEKKIRLGLQMEVEHIKKILSK, via the exons ATGG TGGAGGCCGTGGCGGAGTTTGATTACGAGGCCCAGCGGGACGACGAGTTGAGCCTGAGCGTGGGCGACGTCATCGTGAACATACGGCGAGACGACGGAGGATGGTGGGAGGGCGAGCTGGGGGGCCGGCGGGGCTTGTTCCCGGACAATTTTGTGCGG GAGATCAAGAAAGAGGGCAAGCGAGATGGCGGTCAGGTCAAACCGGACCTGCCCAATGGCCGAGCCAGCCCCATGTCCGAGCCCGGCGCCAGACCAGCCAAGAAAG CCGAGCAGATCCGCAAGCGGCGCTGCAAAGCGGCCTTCAGCTACGTGCCTCAGCACGAAGACGAGCTTGAGCTGAAAATAGGCGACATCATCGATATCGTAGCCGAG GTGGAGGAGGGCTGGTGGGAGGGCATCCTGAATGGCAAAAGTGGCATGTTCCCTTCCAATTTCACCAAAGAGATTCTGCTGGAGGCCGACGGACCCACCGCCGACACGCCCGCCTCGCAGGAGGAGACCCGCAGCGGCCGCAGCA GTAAGACCAGTCCGGGAAGCGAGAGCGATGGAGGGGACAGTCGATCTGAAACAGGCTTTGAGGAAATCCAGCCCAAAAAG GTGAGAGGCTTCGGCTTCGGAGACATCTTCAAAGACCAGCCCATCAAGCTCCGCCCTCGCTCCATGGACCTGGACGCTGATGGCGACAAG GTTGCTGAGTGGAAGACGGCGAGCGCAGCAGCCCCCGACAACATGAAGGGTGACCCCGACAGCAGAGGAAAAG GTCGAGAGCTGTGTAAAGTCCTCTTTCCTTACGAAGCGCAGAACGAAGATGAGCTGACCATCAAAGAGGGCGAGATCGTTGCTATCATCACCAAG GAGTGCGCCGACACGGGCTGGTGGATGGGCGAGGTGGGCGGCAGACAGGGGGTCTTTCCGGACAACTTTGTCAAGCTGCTGGAAGCCGACAAAGAG AGACCAAAGAAGCCGCCACCTCCCGGCGCACCGTCGTCCAAACACTCGGCGGCAG AGAAAAAGTCGGATGGCAAGAAGGTTCCTCCGGAGCGGCCCGAGCACCTGCCGCACAGAGACCAGGATCGAG gcgaCGAGGTTGTCAAGCCCTCCCTCCCGACTGTCCTCCCCAAGAAACTTTTTCCTCCAAAGACGTCCACTTGCCAACAACCCCCGAGACGCCCCGAGAGACCTCCTGCTCTGGC GTGTGAAAGTCCCAAGTCTGAGGGTGGGGCCTGGACACCTGAATCGGTCGCTGATGGGTCCCAGAACGCCG ACCTGGACTTGGATGCAGTGGTCCCAGCAGCGGAGAAGCTCAGTCACCCGACGGCGTCGCGGCCAAGAGTCACGGACCGCCGGCCTCGCTCGCAGATTATCACATCG TCCTCGCTGACCGGGAGCGACGCAGACCACCCGGCACCACCACCAGCCAAGGAAGACCCAGAACCGGTCCAGTCCAGACCTGCGGAAATTTTTGCGAGGAAGGGAGCTCCCATCATTTCG GCGCTCGAGAGTAAACCTCAGCCGGCCGCCAAATCGTCCTCGTCTCTGAGCCCAGCCGCCGGCAACGGCCGTCATCCAGCCTCGCCGTCGTCCCCTTCCGGCGGTGCCAGCCCCTCTCccgagctgcggctggaggagCTGAGGAAGCAGCTGCGAGAGTTGCGCAGCTCCGTGGAGCTGCTCAAGAGTCAGCACAGGCAGGAGATGAAGCAGCTGGCCGGCACGCTGGACGAGGAGAAGAAGATTCGTCTCGGTTTACAG ATGGAAGTGGAGCACATAAAGAAGATCCTGTCCAAATGA
- the sh3kbp1 gene encoding SH3 domain-containing kinase-binding protein 1 isoform X1 codes for MVEAVAEFDYEAQRDDELSLSVGDVIVNIRRDDGGWWEGELGGRRGLFPDNFVREIKKEGKRDGGQVKPDLPNGRASPMSEPGARPAKKAEQIRKRRCKAAFSYVPQHEDELELKIGDIIDIVAEVEEGWWEGILNGKSGMFPSNFTKEILLEADGPTADTPASQEETRSGRSSKTSPGSESDGGDSRSETGFEEIQPKKVRGFGFGDIFKDQPIKLRPRSMDLDADGDKVAEWKTASAAAPDNMKGDPDSRGKGRELCKVLFPYEAQNEDELTIKEGEIVAIITKECADTGWWMGEVGGRQGVFPDNFVKLLEADKERPKKPPPPGAPSSKHSAAEKKSDGKKVPPERPEHLPHRDQDRGDEVVKPSLPTVLPKKLFPPKTSTCQQPPRRPERPPALASVRAPTTSCMPPTPLIPSHPNLGAVCAVGVLRCESPKSEGGAWTPESVADGSQNADLDLDAVVPAAEKLSHPTASRPRVTDRRPRSQIITSSSLTGSDADHPAPPPAKEDPEPVQSRPAEIFARKGAPIISALESKPQPAAKSSSSLSPAAGNGRHPASPSSPSGGASPSPELRLEELRKQLRELRSSVELLKSQHRQEMKQLAGTLDEEKKIRLGLQMEVEHIKKILSK; via the exons ATGG TGGAGGCCGTGGCGGAGTTTGATTACGAGGCCCAGCGGGACGACGAGTTGAGCCTGAGCGTGGGCGACGTCATCGTGAACATACGGCGAGACGACGGAGGATGGTGGGAGGGCGAGCTGGGGGGCCGGCGGGGCTTGTTCCCGGACAATTTTGTGCGG GAGATCAAGAAAGAGGGCAAGCGAGATGGCGGTCAGGTCAAACCGGACCTGCCCAATGGCCGAGCCAGCCCCATGTCCGAGCCCGGCGCCAGACCAGCCAAGAAAG CCGAGCAGATCCGCAAGCGGCGCTGCAAAGCGGCCTTCAGCTACGTGCCTCAGCACGAAGACGAGCTTGAGCTGAAAATAGGCGACATCATCGATATCGTAGCCGAG GTGGAGGAGGGCTGGTGGGAGGGCATCCTGAATGGCAAAAGTGGCATGTTCCCTTCCAATTTCACCAAAGAGATTCTGCTGGAGGCCGACGGACCCACCGCCGACACGCCCGCCTCGCAGGAGGAGACCCGCAGCGGCCGCAGCA GTAAGACCAGTCCGGGAAGCGAGAGCGATGGAGGGGACAGTCGATCTGAAACAGGCTTTGAGGAAATCCAGCCCAAAAAG GTGAGAGGCTTCGGCTTCGGAGACATCTTCAAAGACCAGCCCATCAAGCTCCGCCCTCGCTCCATGGACCTGGACGCTGATGGCGACAAG GTTGCTGAGTGGAAGACGGCGAGCGCAGCAGCCCCCGACAACATGAAGGGTGACCCCGACAGCAGAGGAAAAG GTCGAGAGCTGTGTAAAGTCCTCTTTCCTTACGAAGCGCAGAACGAAGATGAGCTGACCATCAAAGAGGGCGAGATCGTTGCTATCATCACCAAG GAGTGCGCCGACACGGGCTGGTGGATGGGCGAGGTGGGCGGCAGACAGGGGGTCTTTCCGGACAACTTTGTCAAGCTGCTGGAAGCCGACAAAGAG AGACCAAAGAAGCCGCCACCTCCCGGCGCACCGTCGTCCAAACACTCGGCGGCAG AGAAAAAGTCGGATGGCAAGAAGGTTCCTCCGGAGCGGCCCGAGCACCTGCCGCACAGAGACCAGGATCGAG gcgaCGAGGTTGTCAAGCCCTCCCTCCCGACTGTCCTCCCCAAGAAACTTTTTCCTCCAAAGACGTCCACTTGCCAACAACCCCCGAGACGCCCCGAGAGACCTCCTGCTCTGGCGTCAGTACGCGCTCCCACAACATCCTGCATGCCCCCCACCCCTCTCATCCCGTCCCACCCTAACCTTGGTGCCGTCTGCGCGGTCGGGGTGCTCAGGTGTGAAAGTCCCAAGTCTGAGGGTGGGGCCTGGACACCTGAATCGGTCGCTGATGGGTCCCAGAACGCCG ACCTGGACTTGGATGCAGTGGTCCCAGCAGCGGAGAAGCTCAGTCACCCGACGGCGTCGCGGCCAAGAGTCACGGACCGCCGGCCTCGCTCGCAGATTATCACATCG TCCTCGCTGACCGGGAGCGACGCAGACCACCCGGCACCACCACCAGCCAAGGAAGACCCAGAACCGGTCCAGTCCAGACCTGCGGAAATTTTTGCGAGGAAGGGAGCTCCCATCATTTCG GCGCTCGAGAGTAAACCTCAGCCGGCCGCCAAATCGTCCTCGTCTCTGAGCCCAGCCGCCGGCAACGGCCGTCATCCAGCCTCGCCGTCGTCCCCTTCCGGCGGTGCCAGCCCCTCTCccgagctgcggctggaggagCTGAGGAAGCAGCTGCGAGAGTTGCGCAGCTCCGTGGAGCTGCTCAAGAGTCAGCACAGGCAGGAGATGAAGCAGCTGGCCGGCACGCTGGACGAGGAGAAGAAGATTCGTCTCGGTTTACAG ATGGAAGTGGAGCACATAAAGAAGATCCTGTCCAAATGA
- the tfr1b gene encoding transferrin receptor 1b produces MDRVKSTFDSMIKSVRYSRFPMQRDEETNQDMVFKLSEDDDNAEVGPANGSPRFRPVSDGALNGWRLLIILALSFLLVFTVGCLVGHFTGKKLDAKSASCPSESVQAGVAKEQGTGEGDNDGSEDVPQEEVPLSWNDVSQLLDDKFTRSAFDERFKTFDVPSRSAGSEGDINLAAAISDEFKALDLETWADVHYVQLQKPDSQRPNTVTFGGEVFKPNGYLAYSAIGKVEGKLVYATYGRREDFDAVRAAGVQVNGSVLLLRAGAGQLTFAEQVAKAEAQGALAVLIYPDPEDFDNMADFELYGHVHLGSGDPYTPGFPSFNHTQFPPTRSSALPSIPAQTITFPMANTILKSIGGPNKMGGVEKISVEVNNVLVNTKIHNVFAVLKGFIDPDQYVVLGAQRDAWGPGYAGATVGCSVLMEMAKAFKDLVERDGVRPRRSLVFASWGAGEYGSVGATEFLEGYLSSIDRKLVTYISLDGVVMGRGGFVASASPLLRKLLEDTIKEVKSPLDRGTVYNMVGQTKWEANVLRPMSVDDPAYPFLAFAGVPSISFHFITPNMETYPYDGSCLDNADHLNYNTAQKTGALAVLAAQLAGRMALRLVHDHMLSLDMSGYRKVLPKAYSLLYTHVRNLVKSGELEGVDPKWLSNAYGSFTRAMANLNRIITNTDPKEERGCRRINEKLMSVERNLLSPYVSPVESPFRHLVLGRGKHTLAALAENTDPQDLRVQLALATWNLKMCAHAVVSDIWENDNQV; encoded by the exons ATGGATCGAGTCAAGTCTACGTTTGACAGCATG ATAAAAAGTGTCCGGTACAGCCGCTTCCCCATGCAGCGTGACGAGGAGACCAACCAGGACATGGTGTTCAAGCTGTCAGAGGACGACGACAATGCGGAGGTCGGGCCGGCCAACGGCTCACCAAGATTCCGGCCAGTCTCTGACGGTGCCTTGAACGGCTGGCGCCTCCTTATCATCCTAGCCCTGAGCTTCCTGCTTGTCTTCACTGTGG GCTGCTTGGTGGGTCACTTCACTGGGAAGAAGCTCGACGCAAAGTCCGCCAGCTGCCCATCTGAGTCGGTGCAGGCGGGAGTCGCGAAGGAGCAAGGGACAGGGGAAGGCGACAACGACGGAAGTGAGGACGTGCCGCAGGAAGAGGTCCCGCTAAGCTGGAACGATGTCAGCCAGCTTCTCGACGACAAATTCACCCGCTCCGCTTTCGATGAGCGTTTCAA GACCTTTGACGTGCCATCCCGGTCGGCAGGCAGCGAGGGCGACATCAATCTGGCCGCGGCCATCTCAGACGAATTTAAAGCGCTGGACCTGGAGACCTGGGCGGACGTCCACTACGTTCAGCTGCAGAAACCCGACAG CCAGCGCCCCAACACCGTCACTTTCGGCGGCGAGGTCTTCAAACCCAATGGTTATTTGGCCTACAGCGCCATCGGGAAAGTGGAG GGCAAGCTGGTGTACGCCACCTACGGCCGTCGTGAGGATTTTGATGCCGTCCGGGCGGCCGGCGTGCAGGTGAATGGCAGTGTGTTGCTCCTCAGAGCGGGAGCAGGACAGCTCACCTTTGCCGAGCAG GTTGCCAAAGCCGAGGCCCAGGGAGCCTTGGCCGTTCTCATCTACCCCGACCCGGAAGATTTTGATAACATGGCCGACTTTGAACTCTACGGCCAC GTACACCTGGGTTCGGGCGACCCCTACACGCCGGGCTTCCCGTCCTTCAACCACACCCAGTTCCCGCCCACCCGCTCGTCGGCCCTCCCCAGCATCCCGGCTCAGACCATTACCTTCCCCATGGCTAATACAATCCTAAA GTCGATTGGCGGCCCAAACAAAATGGGTGGCGTGGAGAAGATCAGCGTGGAGGTCAACAACGTGCTGGTCAACACCAAGATCCACAACGTATTTGCAGTCCTCAAAGGATTCATCGATCCCG ACCAGTACGTGGTCCTGGGGGCGCAAAGGGACGCGTGGGGTCCGGGCTACGCCGGAGCTACTGTCGGCTGCTCCGTTCTCATGGAGATGGCCAAGGCCTTCAAAGACTTGGTGGAAAGAG ACGGTGTCCGGCCCAGGAGGAGCCTGGTATTTGCCAGCTGGGGCGCCGGAGAGTACGGGAGCGTCGGCGCCACGGAATTTTTAGAG GGTTACCTGTCGTCCATCGACCGAAAGCTTGTCACCTACATCAGTCTGGATGGCGTGGTCATGG GTCGCGGTGGCTTTGTCGCCTCAGCAAGTCCGCTGCTTCGCAAATTGTTAGAGGACACCATCAAAGAG GTGAAGAGCCCGCTGGATCGGGGCACTGTGTACAATATGGTGGGACAGACGAAATGGGAGGCTAACGT ACTGAGGCCTATGTCCGTGGACGACCCGGCCTACCCCTTCTTGGCCTTCGCTGGCGTTCCCTCAATTTCCTTCCACTTCATCACTCCCAAT ATGGAGACCTACCCTTATGACGGCAGCTGCCTGGACAACGCGGACCACCTCAACTACAACACGGCCCAGAAGACTGGCGCGCTAGCGGTGCTGGCTGCGCAGTTGGCCGGCCGCATGGCTCTCCGCTTGGTCCACGACCACATGCTCAGCTTGGACATGAGCGGGTACCGCAAGGTCCTTCCCAAGGCCTATAGCCTGCTCTACACGCATGTGCGCAACCTCGTCAAG AGCGGTGAGCTGGAAGGCGTGGACCCCAAATGGCTGAGCAACGCCTACGGATCCTTCACGCGAGCGATGGCCAACCTAAACAGAATCATCACTAACACCGACCCAAAGGAAGAACGCGGCTGTCGGCGCATCAACGAGAAGCTCATGAGT GTGGAGCGCAACCTCCTCTCGCCGTATGTGTCCCCTGTGGAGAGCCCTTTCCGCCACCTCGTGCTAGGCAGAGGCAAGCACACCTTGGCAGCCCTGGCCGAGAACACTGATCCCCAGGACCTCCGCGTTCAGCTGGCCTTGGCCACCTGGAACCTGAAGATGTGCGCCCATGCCGTGGTCAGCGACATCTGGGAAAACGACAATCAAGTTTAG